Proteins encoded by one window of Zerene cesonia ecotype Mississippi chromosome 6, Zerene_cesonia_1.1, whole genome shotgun sequence:
- the LOC119840384 gene encoding forkhead box protein O-like isoform X1, giving the protein MRVQNEGTGKSSWWMINPDAKPGKSVRRRALSMETSKSEKRRGRVKKKPEALRNGIAADTTPSPSSSISESHDIFPDSPVPSSSSFQLSPDFRQRASSNASSCGRLSPIPSLLHSETDWQTDYGPASDFTSNTDYSQDFAQDELAGTLADSMKLHGDPFLNTYVPTTSSSSSGGSFRYTYSCPRHPHGSCACASLFPAHPAHPAHPAHPAHPHALDHFLRPPPPADPADIMQTENSQTQMVTTSDAALMNGGMMVQAGVMGPTTVMGQIMGALNTGLAEDLNIETLEHSFDCNVDEVIKHELSMDGSLDFNFPQQQMAAEAESHFAAPAPPVPTTLSGGGQRTPYTVAPSWVH; this is encoded by the exons ATGCGGGTACAAAATGAGGGAACCGGTAAATCTTCGTGGTGGATGATCAACCCTGATGCCAAGCCAGGCAAGTCAGTCAGACGACGAGCACTATCGATGGAAACGTCCAAATCAGAAAAAAGAAGAGGGCGAGTTAAAAAGAAG CCGGAAGCGTTGCGAAATGGCATAGCCGCAGATACAACACCAAGTCCCAGCAGCTCAATATCGGAAAGTCACGACATATTCCCGGATTCACCAGTTCCCag TAGCAGCAGTTTTCAGCTATCACCGGACTTCCGTCAAAGAGCCTCTTCGAACGCTTCGTCGTGCGGCCGATTATCTCCAATCCCGTCGCTGTTACATTCAGAAACAGATTGGCAAACGGATTACGGGCCTGCATCGGATTTTACATCAAATACTGATTATTCTCAAGACTTCGCGCAAGACGAATTGGCCGGCACTCTCGCAGACTCCATGAAGCTACACGGAGATCCCTTCCTAAATAC ATATGTCCCAACGACGTCGTCATCATCGTCTGGCGGTAGTTTCCGCTATACGTACTCGTGTCCGCGGCACCCGCACGGCAGTTGCGCGTGCGCGTCGCTCTTCCCCGCGCACCCCGCGCACCCTGCACACCCCGCGCACCCTGCGCACCCGCACGCGCTCGATCACTTTTTGCGACCCCCGCCACCAGCTGACCCTGCTGATATCATGCAGACAG AAAATAGCCAAACTCAAATGGTGACGACATCTGATGCTGCGCTAATGAACGGAGGTATGATGGTGCAAGCCGGAGTGATGGGCCCCACCACAGTCATGGGGCAGATCATGGGAGCCCTGAATACAGGCCTTGCGGAGGACCTGAATATTGAAACGTTAGAACATAGCTTCGATTGTAATGTTGATGAG GTAATAAAGCACGAGCTGAGCATGGACGGTAGCCTCGACTTCAACTTCCCGCAGCAACAGATGGCCGCGGAGGCCGAGAGCCACTTCGCGGCGCCGGCCCCGCCCGTTCCCACCACTCTCTCTGGGGGGGGACAACGCACTCCTTACACCGTTGCCCCCTCTTGGGTACACTGA
- the LOC119840384 gene encoding forkhead box protein O-like isoform X2, giving the protein MRVQNEGTGKSSWWMINPDAKPGKSVRRRALSMETSKSEKRRGRVKKKPEALRNGIAADTTPSPSSSISESHDIFPDSPVPSSSFQLSPDFRQRASSNASSCGRLSPIPSLLHSETDWQTDYGPASDFTSNTDYSQDFAQDELAGTLADSMKLHGDPFLNTYVPTTSSSSSGGSFRYTYSCPRHPHGSCACASLFPAHPAHPAHPAHPAHPHALDHFLRPPPPADPADIMQTENSQTQMVTTSDAALMNGGMMVQAGVMGPTTVMGQIMGALNTGLAEDLNIETLEHSFDCNVDEVIKHELSMDGSLDFNFPQQQMAAEAESHFAAPAPPVPTTLSGGGQRTPYTVAPSWVH; this is encoded by the exons ATGCGGGTACAAAATGAGGGAACCGGTAAATCTTCGTGGTGGATGATCAACCCTGATGCCAAGCCAGGCAAGTCAGTCAGACGACGAGCACTATCGATGGAAACGTCCAAATCAGAAAAAAGAAGAGGGCGAGTTAAAAAGAAG CCGGAAGCGTTGCGAAATGGCATAGCCGCAGATACAACACCAAGTCCCAGCAGCTCAATATCGGAAAGTCACGACATATTCCCGGATTCACCAGTTCCCag CAGCAGTTTTCAGCTATCACCGGACTTCCGTCAAAGAGCCTCTTCGAACGCTTCGTCGTGCGGCCGATTATCTCCAATCCCGTCGCTGTTACATTCAGAAACAGATTGGCAAACGGATTACGGGCCTGCATCGGATTTTACATCAAATACTGATTATTCTCAAGACTTCGCGCAAGACGAATTGGCCGGCACTCTCGCAGACTCCATGAAGCTACACGGAGATCCCTTCCTAAATAC ATATGTCCCAACGACGTCGTCATCATCGTCTGGCGGTAGTTTCCGCTATACGTACTCGTGTCCGCGGCACCCGCACGGCAGTTGCGCGTGCGCGTCGCTCTTCCCCGCGCACCCCGCGCACCCTGCACACCCCGCGCACCCTGCGCACCCGCACGCGCTCGATCACTTTTTGCGACCCCCGCCACCAGCTGACCCTGCTGATATCATGCAGACAG AAAATAGCCAAACTCAAATGGTGACGACATCTGATGCTGCGCTAATGAACGGAGGTATGATGGTGCAAGCCGGAGTGATGGGCCCCACCACAGTCATGGGGCAGATCATGGGAGCCCTGAATACAGGCCTTGCGGAGGACCTGAATATTGAAACGTTAGAACATAGCTTCGATTGTAATGTTGATGAG GTAATAAAGCACGAGCTGAGCATGGACGGTAGCCTCGACTTCAACTTCCCGCAGCAACAGATGGCCGCGGAGGCCGAGAGCCACTTCGCGGCGCCGGCCCCGCCCGTTCCCACCACTCTCTCTGGGGGGGGACAACGCACTCCTTACACCGTTGCCCCCTCTTGGGTACACTGA